TTATTTATCGCCTTAAACGGATTCTTTCTCACGTTTCTGATTCTTGCCGAAGTGACCGGTTCAAAACTTTTTGTCTCCTTTGGATTCACTCTCACAATGGGTGTGATCCCGTTTCCGGTTACCTTTATCGTTACCGACCTTTTAAACGAATACTATGGGCGTAAAGGAGTTCGTTTTACCACTCTTGTAGGAATGGTGATGATCTTTGTGGCTTACTTTCTTTTGATGTTGGACATGTGGATTCCGGCGGCGCCGAATTCTCCCGTCGACGATCATTCTTTCAACATCGTCTTTGGGAATTCGGGAAAGATCATCATCGGTTCGATCGTAGCCTATCTCGTGGGACAACTTATCGACATACAGATCTTCCATTTTATACGGGTTAAAACCAAGAATAAGTTTATCTGGCTTCGAGCTACGGGTTCTACGATCGTATCTCAGCTCGTCGATTCCTTCGTCGTGATTTATATCGCCTTGAGTGGTGGAAAGCTGAGCTTTGAAGAACTGAACCAGATTTCTACCAATAACTTTCTCTATAAATGTGGGGTCGCGGTCGCAATCACTCCGATCATCTATGGCGCGCATAAATTGTTGGATTGGTATTTGGGCGCGGACGCGGAAAAGATGATTTTGGCGGCTATGCACGAGGGTCGATCCGACGTGGAACCGATTTCTCCTGGTTGAAAAAAGAATTCCTTAGATCCGATTCCGATTCCCTTTGGATTTGATTTTAAGACCAGAATTGCATTTCGATTTTTCAAAACTCTTCCTATTTCCCGGAACCGGGAATTACGAAGCAAACGCGTATGTCGAAAATCCATTCTAACAATTTGAGAATGGTTTTTTTCTCTACGTTACTCGATCTTGGTTCAGGGAAAAAATCTTTCAGCCGTTTCAACAAAAGCGCGGCCTTCTCTATTCTCCGCCTAACAAGGATCTATTCCTCAAGAGATTGTCGGAAACGTTTCTTCCGATTTTACTCGAAATTAATTTCAGGTCTTTGTCTAATAAGCGTAAAGAATTAGAATCAAAGGAAAAATTTTTCCCTATTCGATTGTTAGTAAAAAGGTAGTCTCCGATGCAGTTGACCGAAACGACCCCAAACAAAACGCGTGCGGATGAACTCTTGTTTGCATTGAAGGTTCTTTGCTTTCAAGGCTACAGAGGATGTAAGAATCTCCTTTTTCCGATTCCTTTGTGGAGAAAGAGCAAAGATCGGCATCCGGGGATCTCCTCCGTTCTGGCAATTTCGGAAACACCTCTCTGGAATCCGAACGATACGCTTGAAAATAATATTCTAACCTTTGGTAAAATTGAAAATCTAAGAATCGCGGCCAGAAAATTAAATGGGGTTCGTGTTTCCGCCGGGCAAGTTTTTAGCTTTTGGAAACAGATCGGAAATCCCAATTTCGGAAAAGGATATGTTTTAGGAAGAGAAATTCGAGAAGGCTGTATCGTTCCCAGTATCGCCGGAGGACTTTGTCAAATTTCGAACGCCCTCTACGACGTCGCGGTTCGATCCGGTTTCGAAATTTTGGAACGTCATAAACATTCGTATGTATTTCCAGGATCTTTGGCGGAAAAAGACAGAGACGCGACGATCAAATGGAATTACGTCGATCTGCGATTTCGATCCCCCGTGGATTATCAAATCGAAATCGAATTCAATTCCGAAAGTATGATCGTTCGTTTTCGATCTCTTGCTCGATTTCAGACGGAGGATTCTTCTTTCGACTTCGCAGAAGAGAATCCAACGGAAACGTTTCCACCGAGAAAGGAAGCCAAATCTCTAAACGATTGTTACTCTTGTGGAAGAGTTTCTTGTAGCCAACACAGTTGGAACAACCGTCCGACCTCCGAATTTACGGTCTGGGTGTTGGATGAGGTTTGGCCTGAATACGACGCGTATGTATCGGCGCACTGCGTACCAAAAGATTCCGTGATTCTCCCTTTGAAAAACGGAAGTCGTTGGGGAATCAATCGTTTCGATTGGACGATCCGAAAGAATAAGAACGTGAAAGAAGTATTCCTAAGATCTCTTTGGAGAAGTTTCAAACTACGCTATGGGGCGGGAAAGAATACGAACCCGTTCCAATTGAATCTCGAGTTAGATCAAAAACTTGCGAATACAATCGCAAAAGAAATTCCATACGAAGCTTCTCATATTGTGGTTTCTCAAACCTTACTCCCCGCTCTTTGGGAAGCGGGCGTTTTTGCGGGAAGAACCTTTGACGTATTGATGACAAGACTTCCTCTATCGATACTCCACGAACGGTTGGATCAAGCGTATTTAGAATATCCACAAAGTGAAACGTTAAAAGACTTTCGGGCTCCCGATTTTTGGGTCGAGTCCGAAACAAGGGCTCTCCAATCGGCGCAAAAGATCATCTCACCCCATTCTGAAATTTTGAAATTGTTTCCGAACCAAGCCTCTCCTTTGCGATGGTGTATCCCTGCGTTTGAAGAAAAACCCGTTTCCGATCGGAAAGGAATTCTATTTCCCGGGTCGGCCTTGGGAAGAAAGGGTGCGTATGAAATGAAACGACTCGCAAAAGAATTGGATCTTTCCTTGTATGTTTTGGGAAACGCGGTGGAGAAAGAAGGTTTTTGGGAAAGTATTTCCGTACGAAAGTTTCAAAATTCTTGGGATGAGATCGGACTCGTTGTGTATCCGACATATGTGGAAAACAAACCGAGAGAACTCCTAAAAGCGATCTCCAAAAACATTCCGATTGTTACAACGACCGCCTCCGGCTTGGAAGACTTTGAAGGAGACGATGTCGTAATCCTTCCGGTCGGGGATTATGAAAGCCTAAAAGAAGCTGTCGCACTTCGATTCAATCGAAAACATCCTGAAGCGTTCTCTTATTCAAAGTAATAAAACCAGAGTCGATTCTTCCAAGGATCCAAGACGGAAGAATATTTTAAATCCTGTGTCTCCAGCGAAAAGCCTCTGCTCAAAAGAAGAATCTTAAAATTCTCCCATTCTTCTTTTTGAATCCGAAAGGTTAAGGTTCCGGGACTGACAGGGCAGTTTTTGGATTCCTTGCTGAAAATGAGCGTTGGACCATTCTCCCAAGAAAGTTCGGAATGAACCCGGGAACTTTTGTGAATCTTCAACCCGAAAAGTTCGGAATAGAGATTTGCGGAAACGGAGCTATCGGAAGACTGAAAGTTCGACGCATAGAATTGAATCATGGTATTTCGTATCACATTTCCAAGAAAGGAAGAATGCAGATTCTTCCTGTTTAATTGGTTGTCTAAAGAGTAAAACCGAAAAAACTGGAAGAAGAACTTTTTGCGAGTAAAAGATGGCAACAGAAGATCAGAAAGATTACGTTCGAATTTTTGATACAACTCTTCGGGACGGAGAACAATGTCCTGGAGCCGCGATGACCGAAAATGAAAAACTCGAGATCGCCGCACAACTCGCGACTATGAAAGTCGATATCATTGAAGCGGGTTTTCCCGTTTCCTCCCCCGTTCAATTCCAAGCGGTGGAAAGAATCGCAAGAGAAACGCAAGGACCGATCATCGCCGCACTCGCAAGAGCCATGAGAGCCGATATCGAATCCGCATACAAAGCTCTTCAACCCGCAAAAAAAAGAAGAATTCATACGTTCATCGCATCGTCTCCGATTCATATGAAATTCAAACTGGGAAAAGAACCCAAAGAAGTTTTGA
This is a stretch of genomic DNA from Leptospira stimsonii. It encodes these proteins:
- a CDS encoding queuosine precursor transporter, which translates into the protein MPLTKPLKLFIALNGFFLTFLILAEVTGSKLFVSFGFTLTMGVIPFPVTFIVTDLLNEYYGRKGVRFTTLVGMVMIFVAYFLLMLDMWIPAAPNSPVDDHSFNIVFGNSGKIIIGSIVAYLVGQLIDIQIFHFIRVKTKNKFIWLRATGSTIVSQLVDSFVVIYIALSGGKLSFEELNQISTNNFLYKCGVAVAITPIIYGAHKLLDWYLGADAEKMILAAMHEGRSDVEPISPG
- a CDS encoding VanW family protein, coding for MQLTETTPNKTRADELLFALKVLCFQGYRGCKNLLFPIPLWRKSKDRHPGISSVLAISETPLWNPNDTLENNILTFGKIENLRIAARKLNGVRVSAGQVFSFWKQIGNPNFGKGYVLGREIREGCIVPSIAGGLCQISNALYDVAVRSGFEILERHKHSYVFPGSLAEKDRDATIKWNYVDLRFRSPVDYQIEIEFNSESMIVRFRSLARFQTEDSSFDFAEENPTETFPPRKEAKSLNDCYSCGRVSCSQHSWNNRPTSEFTVWVLDEVWPEYDAYVSAHCVPKDSVILPLKNGSRWGINRFDWTIRKNKNVKEVFLRSLWRSFKLRYGAGKNTNPFQLNLELDQKLANTIAKEIPYEASHIVVSQTLLPALWEAGVFAGRTFDVLMTRLPLSILHERLDQAYLEYPQSETLKDFRAPDFWVESETRALQSAQKIISPHSEILKLFPNQASPLRWCIPAFEEKPVSDRKGILFPGSALGRKGAYEMKRLAKELDLSLYVLGNAVEKEGFWESISVRKFQNSWDEIGLVVYPTYVENKPRELLKAISKNIPIVTTTASGLEDFEGDDVVILPVGDYESLKEAVALRFNRKHPEAFSYSK